Proteins encoded within one genomic window of Desulfonatronospira thiodismutans ASO3-1:
- a CDS encoding amphi-Trp domain-containing protein, whose protein sequence is MTEEKKFFLESLQDKETICKYLDALKEGFQQGSIHLSSNEQTLDIEPSGLIKFTIKGKKKDGEIKLNLRFRWTDEDDLPELDDSWNHSEKDSRDG, encoded by the coding sequence ATGACTGAAGAGAAGAAATTTTTCCTGGAGTCGCTTCAGGACAAAGAAACCATCTGCAAATACCTGGATGCCCTGAAGGAGGGCTTTCAGCAGGGAAGCATCCATCTTTCAAGCAATGAACAGACCCTGGATATTGAACCCTCCGGACTTATCAAGTTTACCATCAAGGGCAAAAAGAAAGATGGCGAAATTAAGCTAAACCTGCGCTTCAGGTGGACAGATGAGGATGACCTTCCAGAGCTGGACGACTCCTGGAACCATAGTGAAAAAGATTCAAGGGACGGATAG
- a CDS encoding PhoU domain-containing protein: MPYFSDLEEKIHFMVLEVNRQLDDTLKIIQDPDPRLVDKVKSRDDRIDNYKVIIENLCFSRIHGEENLSKKQVDFIRATNIISNNLEKISDFSVYIVDQLNYLSSVEYLHNYNYQPFFQHLSSSLDMVVQGLFTRDLNHALNICRTEFVIDKLFKRVFDQIIEELDTAPNKQNIITCLFIFRYLERMGDALLNIGEAIIFSVFGEKLKIHQYQALVENLDSINNDISIQDVGFESIWESRSGCRIGKIMDSSRSGSQGVLFKEGKAEKISREKENIESWKKIFPSLVPKIFSYTQSRKNASMLLEFLPGCSLQETVLTQDRDTLENALFILKETLSITWKDTLKNKQVSSGFMKQLAQRIDDVLMIHPEFNFSEASIGSLTTPSLEDVIRILSEVEAELNAPFCIFIHGDFNTNNIIYNQKEQQIYFIDLHRSCYGDYVQDVSVFLVSNYRKPVFDAGIRRLINRLNQDFFNFSRRFAAENADETFDARLAMGLIRSFFTSTRFELNQEFALGMYQRALYLAEKIIAHRGRPWREFSLPPDVFKYASF; the protein is encoded by the coding sequence ATGCCTTATTTCAGTGACCTGGAAGAAAAAATCCATTTTATGGTCCTGGAAGTAAACAGGCAGCTCGACGACACCCTGAAAATCATCCAGGATCCTGATCCCAGACTGGTGGACAAGGTCAAATCCCGGGACGACCGCATAGATAATTACAAGGTCATCATTGAAAACCTGTGTTTTTCCAGGATTCACGGAGAGGAAAACCTGAGCAAAAAACAGGTGGACTTTATCCGGGCCACCAACATCATCAGCAACAACCTGGAAAAAATCAGCGACTTCTCGGTTTACATAGTCGATCAATTGAACTACCTGTCCAGCGTTGAATACCTGCACAACTACAATTACCAGCCTTTTTTCCAGCATCTGAGCAGTTCACTGGACATGGTGGTCCAGGGACTGTTTACACGGGACCTGAACCATGCCCTGAACATCTGTAGAACCGAATTTGTTATAGACAAGCTCTTCAAGCGTGTTTTTGATCAGATTATCGAGGAACTCGACACCGCCCCCAATAAACAGAATATCATAACCTGCCTGTTTATATTCCGCTACCTGGAAAGAATGGGGGATGCCCTGCTCAACATCGGAGAAGCCATTATTTTCTCCGTATTCGGCGAAAAGCTGAAAATTCATCAGTATCAGGCCCTGGTGGAAAACCTGGACTCCATAAACAACGATATTTCCATCCAGGACGTGGGATTTGAGTCCATCTGGGAATCCAGATCAGGCTGCCGCATTGGTAAAATCATGGATTCTTCCCGCAGCGGCAGCCAGGGTGTCCTTTTCAAGGAAGGCAAGGCCGAAAAAATATCCAGGGAAAAAGAAAACATAGAGAGCTGGAAAAAGATATTTCCCAGTCTGGTTCCCAAAATATTCAGTTATACCCAGAGCAGAAAAAACGCGTCCATGCTGCTGGAATTTCTCCCCGGGTGCTCCCTGCAGGAGACAGTTCTGACCCAGGACCGGGACACCCTGGAAAACGCTTTGTTCATCCTCAAGGAAACCCTGTCAATCACATGGAAAGATACCCTCAAGAACAAGCAGGTAAGTTCCGGATTTATGAAGCAGCTTGCCCAGCGAATCGACGACGTGCTCATGATTCACCCGGAATTCAATTTTTCCGAAGCCAGTATCGGATCCCTGACCACCCCTTCTCTGGAGGACGTTATCAGGATCCTTAGCGAAGTGGAGGCCGAACTTAATGCTCCATTCTGCATATTTATCCACGGTGACTTTAACACCAACAACATAATCTACAATCAGAAAGAACAGCAGATCTACTTTATTGATCTGCACAGATCCTGCTACGGAGATTATGTCCAGGATGTATCTGTATTTCTGGTATCCAACTATCGCAAACCCGTTTTTGATGCCGGGATACGCAGGCTCATCAACCGGCTGAACCAGGATTTTTTCAATTTTTCCAGGCGATTTGCAGCGGAAAATGCAGATGAAACCTTTGATGCCAGGCTGGCCATGGGACTGATCCGCTCTTTTTTCACTTCCACACGCTTTGAACTCAACCAGGAATTCGCTCTTGGCATGTACCAGCGGGCCCTGTACCTGGCTGAAAAAATCATCGCCCACAGGGGAAGGCCCTGGAGAGAGTTTTCCTTGCCGCCGGATGTGTTTAAATATGCAAGCTTCTGA
- a CDS encoding GAK system ATP-grasp enzyme — translation MNASKKDRKIAVIGNPGSWSTEKLADALENKTGFRCVVDISSVIFDINHKTLFYGDLDLATLDGLAIKKIGPVYSPDMYNRLEMLRFFCSMEIPVFSRPEMIMQAVNRLSCTVNLQIGNIPMPPTVVTEDMELACDTVRRFKKAVFKPLFSSKARGMLVVEEGYHCRSAIAEFQASGNRTMYIQKMVSIPGRDLGVAFMGGEYIGTYARRKGDSWNTCTSSGGKYERCEPDPEIISLAHSAQALFNLDFTCVDVVETDQGAMVFEVSAFGGFRGLYQAWGMDAADMYAGYILDNLKYRS, via the coding sequence ATGAATGCTTCAAAAAAAGACAGAAAAATAGCCGTGATAGGCAACCCCGGCAGCTGGTCCACTGAAAAACTGGCGGACGCCCTGGAAAATAAAACCGGGTTTCGCTGTGTTGTGGACATATCTTCGGTGATTTTCGATATAAACCACAAGACCCTGTTTTACGGTGACCTGGACCTGGCTACCCTGGACGGACTGGCTATCAAAAAAATCGGCCCCGTGTATTCCCCGGATATGTACAACAGGCTGGAAATGCTTCGCTTTTTCTGCAGCATGGAAATACCGGTATTCTCCAGGCCGGAAATGATCATGCAGGCCGTGAACAGGCTCAGCTGCACTGTGAACCTGCAGATAGGCAACATTCCCATGCCGCCGACAGTGGTTACCGAGGACATGGAACTGGCCTGCGATACAGTGCGCAGATTCAAAAAGGCGGTGTTCAAGCCTCTTTTTTCTTCCAAGGCCCGGGGAATGCTGGTAGTGGAGGAAGGGTATCACTGCCGCTCAGCCATTGCCGAATTTCAGGCGTCAGGCAACAGGACCATGTACATCCAGAAAATGGTTTCCATTCCCGGCCGCGACCTGGGCGTGGCCTTCATGGGCGGTGAATATATCGGCACTTATGCCCGGCGCAAGGGCGACTCCTGGAACACCTGCACATCCAGCGGAGGAAAATACGAGCGCTGTGAACCGGACCCGGAAATAATCAGCCTGGCCCACAGTGCCCAAGCTCTGTTCAACCTGGATTTCACCTGTGTGGACGTGGTGGAAACCGATCAGGGCGCAATGGTCTTCGAAGTTTCGGCCTTTGGGGGCTTCAGGGGACTTTACCAAGCCTGGGGCATGGACGCTGCAGATATGTATGCCGGCTATATCCTGGACAACCTTAAATATCGCTCCTGA
- a CDS encoding GAK system CofD-like protein, which yields MPSESAHKIHICRTVSLPDPVKLTRYLKVPEFGPRILFFSGGTALNPLSRALVRYTHNSIHLVTPFDSGGSSAKLRNTFKMPAVGDMRSRLMALADQSVKGNPEIYNLFAYRLPKDEDREKLKSILMRMADGHHPLVRSIHDPMRKIVCSYITAFARKMPEDFDLRGASMGNLILAAGYFSHNRHIDPVIFLFSKLAEVRGMVRPIMNKYLHLVSRLENGEILLGQHELTGKETPAIESPVQEIYLSSSLKKPAPIYPRLKEKVRRLIQDAELICYPMGSFYSSLMANLLPRDAGSAIARNECPKIYIPNTGHDPEEKGTNLRQRVEILLYYLHQSAGKKHKDSQLLNFVLLDKDHELYKGGVDVSGIERLGVKVIEAPLVDPENRPFLNADFLLERLLSMV from the coding sequence ATGCCTTCAGAATCTGCACATAAAATTCATATATGCCGGACAGTATCTCTGCCTGATCCAGTAAAACTCACCAGGTATCTCAAGGTTCCTGAATTCGGCCCCAGAATACTTTTTTTCAGCGGCGGCACTGCTCTGAACCCCCTCAGTCGGGCCCTGGTGCGCTACACCCACAATTCCATCCATCTGGTAACCCCTTTTGACTCCGGAGGAAGTTCGGCCAAACTGCGCAACACATTCAAAATGCCGGCAGTGGGTGATATGCGCAGCCGCCTCATGGCTCTGGCCGACCAGAGCGTCAAGGGCAATCCTGAAATCTACAACCTGTTTGCCTACCGTCTGCCCAAGGATGAAGACAGGGAAAAGCTTAAATCCATCCTGATGCGCATGGCTGACGGACATCATCCCCTGGTGCGCAGCATCCACGATCCCATGCGCAAAATAGTCTGCAGTTACATTACCGCCTTTGCCAGAAAAATGCCCGAAGACTTCGATTTAAGAGGGGCCAGCATGGGCAACCTCATTCTGGCTGCCGGGTATTTCAGCCACAATCGTCATATAGACCCGGTAATCTTTCTTTTTTCCAAGCTGGCTGAAGTACGTGGCATGGTCAGACCCATAATGAACAAGTATCTGCACCTGGTATCCAGGCTGGAAAACGGGGAAATCCTCCTGGGGCAGCACGAACTTACCGGCAAGGAAACCCCGGCCATAGAATCGCCGGTGCAGGAAATATATCTGAGCAGCAGCCTGAAAAAACCGGCACCAATATACCCGCGTCTCAAGGAAAAGGTCAGACGGCTGATACAGGATGCGGAACTTATCTGTTATCCCATGGGCAGCTTTTATTCCAGCCTCATGGCCAACCTGCTGCCCCGGGACGCAGGTTCAGCCATTGCCCGGAACGAATGCCCCAAGATCTACATCCCCAATACCGGACACGATCCCGAAGAAAAGGGCACCAATCTCAGGCAGAGAGTTGAGATTCTTCTTTATTATCTGCACCAGAGCGCCGGAAAAAAACACAAGGACAGTCAGCTGCTCAATTTTGTCTTGCTGGACAAGGATCATGAATTGTATAAGGGGGGTGTAGACGTATCAGGAATAGAGAGACTGGGTGTAAAGGTGATAGAAGCCCCTCTGGTGGACCCTGAAAACCGGCCGTTTCTCAATGCGGATTTTCTCCTTGAGAGGCTTCTTTCCATGGTCTGA
- a CDS encoding amphi-Trp domain-containing protein: MSKNELKYKAVLGKDQVIEHLESLMHAVKEGRLNVQHEDQSLCLAPGENLKLEIKAGAKENKEKIEFELSWSENMELTDQVGQLNISSTEPEVESFSENPLQEGDASSRSPASSGPAIVAGDESSGEKDKS, encoded by the coding sequence ATGAGCAAGAATGAACTTAAGTACAAGGCTGTTTTGGGTAAGGACCAGGTCATTGAACACCTGGAGAGTCTTATGCACGCAGTCAAGGAAGGACGTCTCAATGTGCAGCATGAAGACCAGTCTCTGTGCCTTGCCCCGGGAGAAAACCTCAAGCTGGAAATCAAGGCCGGAGCCAAGGAAAACAAGGAAAAAATCGAGTTTGAACTGAGCTGGAGCGAAAACATGGAGCTGACTGACCAGGTCGGCCAGTTGAACATTTCCAGCACTGAGCCGGAAGTGGAATCCTTTTCTGAAAACCCCTTGCAGGAAGGGGATGCTTCCAGCAGGTCACCGGCCTCTTCCGGACCGGCCATAGTGGCCGGAGATGAAAGCAGTGGGGAAAAGGACAAAAGCTGA
- the uxx1 gene encoding UXX-star selenoprotein family 1, giving the protein MPRTIIYGKSTUPFTNKAREAYKDHDYVDVVEKPEELQKMLELSGGKRKVPVIVQGENVTIGHNGS; this is encoded by the coding sequence ATGCCCAGAACCATTATATACGGCAAAAGCACATGACCCTTTACCAATAAGGCCCGTGAGGCTTATAAAGATCACGACTACGTGGATGTTGTGGAAAAACCGGAGGAACTGCAGAAAATGCTGGAACTGTCAGGAGGCAAGCGCAAGGTTCCGGTAATTGTTCAGGGCGAAAATGTAACCATTGGCCATAACGGCTCCTGA
- the nadD gene encoding nicotinate (nicotinamide) nucleotide adenylyltransferase, with product MSNKTPRIGLLGGSFNPVHIGHLRLCLEMLEQAGLDRVELVPAYIPPHKDPAGILPFAMRLRMLQESIDGVAGLEVNPLEQDRPGPSYTVDTLKAYRSEYPEYELNFILGDTDLFTLPKWHRGQELARLSNLLVIGRQGEHFQVGVFASRFWKVEQENEKCWELENGKRISFYSVPRLEISSSMIRSRWLAGKSIDWLVPFRVRDILAGSSGEVRTLWEKSSAQAAKTSDLC from the coding sequence ATGAGCAATAAAACTCCACGTATCGGCCTGCTGGGAGGCAGCTTCAATCCTGTACACATCGGGCATTTGCGTCTGTGCCTGGAGATGCTGGAGCAGGCCGGCCTGGACCGGGTGGAACTGGTGCCGGCATACATTCCTCCGCACAAGGATCCGGCCGGTATACTTCCCTTTGCTATGAGGCTGCGCATGCTGCAGGAAAGCATAGACGGTGTTGCCGGACTGGAAGTAAACCCCCTGGAGCAGGACAGGCCGGGGCCTTCCTACACCGTGGATACCCTGAAAGCATACAGGAGTGAATATCCAGAGTATGAACTCAATTTTATCCTGGGGGATACGGATCTGTTTACATTGCCCAAGTGGCATCGTGGACAGGAACTTGCCCGTCTGAGCAATCTGCTGGTAATAGGCAGGCAGGGCGAGCACTTCCAGGTAGGCGTTTTTGCATCCAGATTCTGGAAAGTAGAGCAGGAGAATGAGAAATGCTGGGAGTTGGAAAACGGCAAAAGGATCAGTTTTTACAGCGTTCCCAGGCTGGAGATCAGTTCATCCATGATCCGCTCCAGATGGCTGGCTGGAAAAAGCATAGACTGGCTGGTGCCCTTCCGGGTCAGAGACATCCTGGCAGGTTCATCCGGGGAGGTACGGACTTTGTGGGAAAAAAGTTCAGCACAGGCTGCAAAGACCTCTGATCTCTGTTAG
- the uvrB gene encoding excinuclease ABC subunit UvrB: MTAFNLVSEYTPQGDQVEAIEHLVQNLDQGLDHQVLLGVTGSGKTFTMANVIARSNRPALVMAPNKTLAAQLYNEFRLLFPENAVEYFVSYYDYYQPEAYLPRTDTYIEKDSSINDDIDKLRHAATHALLTRRDVLIVASVSCIYGLGSPEYYSKMIIPLEEGQTMDMDELMARLVEVQYERNDYDFHRGTFRVRGDVLEIIPAYRMEQALRIEFFGDTVESLFETDPLTGEIKSRLKKTVIYPGSHYVSDQDNLQRAMNDIRDELRHRLNWFQEQNMLVEAQRLEQRTQLDLEMIQEMGYCNGIENYSRHLDGRRQGQPPACLLDYFPDDYLLFIDESHITIPQVGGMYNGDLSRKKTLVDFGFRLPSALDNRPLSFDEFQERMGQTVYVSATPGPWEMDKSQGVLAEQIIRPTGLVDPEIEVRPTHGQMDDLLNECLQRQENDQRVLVTTLTKRMAEDLTDYLQERGVRSKYLHSDIDTLERVAIIQALRAGEFYVLVGINLLREGLDIPEVSLVSILDADKEGFLRSTRSLIQTFGRAARNVDARVIMYADRVTDSMRRAMDETERRRSKQKEFNLEHGIVPASIVKAGPNTLYEMHNQPEPEQMGLAAEEISRYGADPQKLEKEIKSLERKMRKLAQDLEFEEAARVRDRIQDLKNALMV, encoded by the coding sequence ATGACAGCATTTAATCTCGTATCTGAATATACTCCCCAGGGTGACCAGGTTGAGGCCATTGAACATCTGGTGCAGAACCTGGATCAGGGCCTGGATCACCAGGTACTTCTGGGCGTGACCGGTTCAGGCAAGACCTTTACCATGGCCAATGTCATTGCCAGGAGCAACCGTCCGGCCCTGGTCATGGCCCCCAACAAGACCCTGGCGGCCCAGCTCTACAACGAATTCCGGCTGCTTTTCCCGGAAAACGCAGTGGAGTATTTTGTCAGCTACTATGACTATTACCAGCCCGAGGCCTATCTGCCCCGCACCGACACCTACATTGAAAAAGATTCCTCCATAAATGACGACATAGACAAATTGAGGCACGCCGCCACCCATGCCCTGCTCACCCGCAGGGACGTGCTCATTGTAGCCTCGGTGTCCTGCATATACGGCCTGGGTTCTCCGGAATACTACTCCAAGATGATCATTCCCTTAGAAGAAGGGCAGACCATGGACATGGACGAGCTCATGGCCAGGCTGGTGGAGGTGCAGTACGAGCGCAACGACTACGACTTTCACCGGGGTACTTTCCGGGTGCGCGGAGACGTCCTGGAAATAATCCCGGCCTATCGCATGGAACAGGCCCTGCGAATTGAGTTTTTCGGAGATACCGTGGAATCCCTGTTTGAGACCGATCCATTAACCGGGGAGATAAAATCCAGGCTCAAGAAAACGGTTATTTATCCGGGCAGCCACTACGTATCCGACCAGGACAACCTGCAGCGGGCCATGAACGACATCCGGGATGAACTGCGGCACAGGCTGAACTGGTTTCAGGAGCAGAACATGCTGGTGGAGGCCCAGAGACTGGAGCAGAGGACCCAGCTGGACCTGGAGATGATCCAGGAGATGGGCTACTGCAACGGTATTGAAAACTATTCCAGGCATCTGGACGGACGCAGGCAGGGTCAGCCCCCGGCCTGCCTTCTGGATTATTTTCCGGATGACTACCTTTTGTTCATTGATGAGTCCCATATTACCATTCCCCAGGTCGGAGGCATGTACAACGGAGACCTGTCCAGGAAGAAGACCCTGGTGGATTTCGGGTTCAGGCTGCCTTCGGCCCTGGACAACCGGCCCTTGAGTTTTGATGAGTTCCAGGAGAGGATGGGACAGACAGTGTACGTATCCGCAACTCCCGGCCCCTGGGAAATGGATAAATCTCAGGGGGTTCTGGCGGAGCAGATCATCCGGCCCACCGGTCTGGTGGACCCCGAAATCGAGGTGCGTCCCACCCATGGCCAGATGGATGATCTTCTCAATGAATGCCTGCAGCGGCAGGAAAACGACCAGAGGGTGCTGGTGACCACCCTGACCAAGCGCATGGCCGAAGATCTTACGGACTATCTGCAGGAACGGGGTGTCAGGAGCAAGTACCTGCATTCGGACATAGATACCCTGGAGAGGGTGGCCATTATCCAGGCCCTCAGGGCAGGGGAGTTTTACGTGCTGGTGGGGATTAACCTTCTGCGCGAAGGCCTGGACATCCCGGAAGTGTCACTGGTGTCCATCCTGGATGCGGACAAGGAGGGCTTTCTGCGCTCCACCAGGTCCCTCATCCAGACCTTCGGCCGGGCCGCGCGCAATGTGGATGCCAGGGTGATCATGTACGCGGACAGGGTTACGGACTCCATGCGGCGGGCCATGGACGAGACCGAGCGCAGGCGAAGCAAGCAGAAGGAATTCAACCTGGAGCACGGCATAGTCCCGGCCAGCATTGTCAAAGCCGGACCCAACACCCTGTACGAGATGCACAACCAGCCTGAACCTGAACAGATGGGGCTGGCTGCTGAGGAGATTTCCCGGTATGGTGCTGATCCGCAAAAGCTGGAGAAGGAAATAAAGAGTCTGGAGCGCAAAATGCGCAAGCTGGCCCAGGACCTGGAATTTGAGGAAGCGGCCCGGGTCAGGGACCGCATTCAGGACCTGAAAAATGCTTTGATGGTTTAG
- a CDS encoding NUDIX hydrolase, with translation MQHKLSLAYFLPVQDPGHVRRAACLMNSIHAQWPFVHFEVFSGVREDVLKNHLQAAHACHNRYPGTALVHDRPRQDNPEEKAEFLQRCLSFGQEQVGEYSQLLSEAGCCLAISDTSPLAIAAAGKAGIASVLVEDYFWTEVYKGLFSNEPFLKEYADMLGKYLHQADLRIDLPAAEDSHAQHIPEHQGYGDAARAICHYLVQEQEILEVVDREGCVLGAAPRKRVHGNNSLLHRVVHVLVFDDQDRLLLQKRSLNKRVAPGRWDTSVGGHVDCGESIETAMYREMQEELGIRPRDVQFAYKYIHSNDFESELVYTYTCRYDGQVEFNPEEIDAVKFWKTEEIEENLGNGTLSDNFEDEFRLYRQWMGKR, from the coding sequence ATGCAGCACAAACTTTCTCTGGCGTATTTTTTACCAGTGCAGGACCCCGGGCATGTCAGGCGGGCGGCCTGCCTTATGAACTCCATCCATGCGCAATGGCCCTTTGTGCATTTCGAGGTTTTTTCAGGAGTCCGGGAAGATGTCTTGAAAAATCATCTCCAGGCTGCGCATGCCTGTCACAACCGATATCCCGGGACGGCGCTTGTGCATGACCGACCGCGGCAGGATAATCCGGAAGAAAAAGCAGAGTTTCTGCAGAGGTGCCTGTCCTTCGGGCAGGAGCAGGTAGGGGAATATTCACAGCTGCTTTCAGAGGCTGGATGCTGCCTGGCTATAAGCGATACTTCGCCCCTGGCCATAGCTGCAGCCGGCAAGGCCGGGATTGCCTCTGTCCTTGTGGAGGATTATTTCTGGACTGAAGTTTATAAAGGCTTATTTTCCAATGAGCCGTTTTTAAAAGAATATGCTGATATGCTCGGAAAATACCTGCACCAGGCGGACCTGCGTATTGATCTGCCTGCGGCAGAGGATTCCCATGCACAGCATATACCTGAGCATCAGGGTTATGGAGATGCCGCCCGGGCCATCTGCCATTACCTGGTACAGGAACAGGAAATACTGGAAGTGGTTGACCGGGAGGGATGCGTGCTGGGGGCGGCACCCAGGAAACGCGTGCACGGAAACAACAGTCTGCTGCACAGGGTGGTGCATGTACTGGTCTTTGATGACCAGGACAGGCTTCTTCTGCAGAAGCGTTCTCTGAATAAGAGGGTGGCCCCGGGTCGGTGGGATACCTCAGTGGGCGGACACGTGGATTGCGGTGAGTCCATTGAGACGGCCATGTACCGGGAAATGCAGGAAGAACTGGGGATCCGGCCCAGGGATGTGCAGTTTGCCTACAAGTATATCCATTCCAATGACTTTGAGTCTGAACTGGTCTATACTTATACCTGCCGGTATGATGGACAGGTGGAATTCAACCCGGAAGAAATTGACGCTGTGAAATTCTGGAAAACAGAAGAGATTGAAGAAAATCTGGGTAATGGGACTCTGAGTGACAACTTTGAAGACGAATTCAGGCTGTACAGGCAGTGGATGGGTAAGCGGTAA
- the xseA gene encoding exodeoxyribonuclease VII large subunit, whose protein sequence is MAHIFNVSELTAAIREVVEMHFPFVWVRGQATNVSRPGSGHIYFTLKDEQAALQVVWFKNTQAASRKQNSDPAASLDNGQEVICAGRIGVYPPRGTYQLIAELVQEQGLGDLFLAFEALKARLQQEGLFEAERKMKIPFNPERVGIITAPTGAALQDFMRVADDMGHGSEIIVYPSLVQGDKAPADIVRAINRACREDRVQVLVLMRGGGSLEDLWAFNSEEVARAIAGSHIPVITGVGHEVDTTIADLAADLRAATPSHVPQHLWLQRKDLWVRLDEQEMLLVQAYKRFLKTREEQLQNMSRGLGWLSPARQMQRREEQLDSLEQALKREGGNFLDMYMRMVQELESRLRGKFSPDYWEVRHQQLDYLQQTLKARAVNFLEDRENKVSFAAEKLESLDPYAPIRRGYSLVTVAKSGKFLRSVHDVSPGDVLEITVIDGQIKSRVGGD, encoded by the coding sequence ATGGCTCATATATTCAATGTATCCGAGCTTACCGCAGCCATCCGCGAAGTGGTGGAGATGCACTTCCCCTTTGTCTGGGTGCGGGGGCAGGCCACCAATGTCAGCCGTCCGGGTTCCGGTCATATCTATTTCACCCTCAAGGATGAGCAGGCCGCCCTGCAGGTGGTGTGGTTCAAAAACACCCAGGCCGCCAGCCGCAAGCAGAACAGTGATCCTGCGGCAAGCCTGGACAACGGTCAGGAAGTCATCTGTGCCGGGCGTATAGGCGTATATCCCCCCAGGGGCACCTACCAGCTCATCGCCGAACTGGTCCAGGAGCAGGGCCTGGGGGATCTGTTTCTGGCCTTTGAGGCCCTCAAGGCCAGGCTGCAGCAGGAAGGGCTCTTTGAAGCGGAGCGCAAGATGAAGATTCCCTTCAACCCGGAGCGGGTGGGCATAATTACCGCCCCTACGGGCGCTGCCCTGCAGGACTTCATGCGTGTGGCCGATGATATGGGGCATGGCTCAGAGATAATTGTCTATCCCAGCCTGGTACAGGGGGACAAGGCCCCGGCGGATATTGTCCGGGCGATAAACCGGGCCTGCCGGGAGGACAGAGTGCAGGTCCTGGTGCTCATGCGCGGGGGCGGTTCCCTGGAGGATCTGTGGGCCTTCAACAGTGAAGAGGTGGCCCGGGCCATAGCCGGTTCGCATATTCCAGTCATCACCGGGGTGGGACACGAGGTGGATACCACCATTGCTGACCTGGCCGCTGATCTGCGGGCGGCCACTCCCAGCCATGTTCCCCAGCATCTGTGGCTTCAGAGAAAGGATCTCTGGGTGCGGCTGGATGAGCAGGAGATGCTCCTGGTGCAGGCCTATAAGAGATTTTTAAAGACCAGGGAAGAACAGCTGCAGAATATGTCCAGGGGACTGGGGTGGCTCAGCCCGGCCAGGCAGATGCAGCGCAGGGAAGAACAGCTTGACTCCCTGGAGCAGGCTTTGAAGAGGGAGGGCGGGAATTTTCTGGATATGTACATGCGTATGGTCCAGGAGCTTGAATCCAGGCTCCGGGGTAAATTCAGCCCGGACTACTGGGAAGTCAGGCATCAGCAGCTGGATTATCTGCAACAGACACTGAAGGCCCGGGCGGTTAATTTCCTGGAAGACAGGGAGAATAAAGTGTCCTTTGCTGCGGAAAAGCTGGAGTCCCTGGATCCTTACGCACCCATCAGGCGGGGTTACAGCCTGGTTACTGTGGCCAAAAGCGGGAAATTCCTGCGCAGCGTACATGACGTAAGCCCCGGCGACGTTCTGGAGATTACAGTGATTGATGGACAGATTAAGAGCCGGGTGGGAGGAGATTGA